The Enhydrobacter sp. sequence GACGGTCGTGAAGTCGATATGGGCGCCGGCGCCGCCCTTGGCGTAGGTCGCCGGCGTCATGCCCAGCGCCTTGTTGCTCGACTCGTAGACGCGGCTCGGCGAGCCGTAGCCCGCGCCGTAAAGCGCCTCGCTCACCCTCTCGCCGTCGCGCAGCGCCTTGCGGAAGCGCTCCCGCTTGCGCGCCACCAGCCAGTCGCGCGGACTGACGCCGAGTTCGGCAAGGAAGCGCTTGCTGAGGGCACTGGGCGAAAGCCCGATCCGGCGCGCGACCTCGGCCAGCGAAGGCTGGCTTTCCGTGTCGCCGGCATCGAACAGCATGCAGGCCTTCGCGACCGGGCCGCTCAGCCCGGCCTCGATCTGCCAGTCGCGCGGCCGGCAGCGCTTGCAGGGGCGAAAACCGGCCGCTTCGGCTGCCTCCGGTGAGGCATGGAAGGCCACATTCTTGCGCAGCGGCGGGCGGGCGGCGCAGGACGGCAGGCAGTAGACGCCGGTCGTCCTGACCGAGAACCAGAAGCGGCCGTTGAAGGCGCGGTCGCGCCGGCGGACCGCTTGCCAGCAGGAATCAGGGTCGGGGAACGCGGCCTGGGGGGAGAAGCTGGCGGGTGCCACGGCGGCGGTGGATGGGAGGATGGAGAGGTGCTGGGTCATGACGCCCATATAGGCGCCCTGCCAAGCCTGCTCTATCCGGCCCCTGCCGGCAATTCCC is a genomic window containing:
- the ada gene encoding bifunctional DNA-binding transcriptional regulator/O6-methylguanine-DNA methyltransferase Ada, whose amino-acid sequence is MGVMTQHLSILPSTAAVAPASFSPQAAFPDPDSCWQAVRRRDRAFNGRFWFSVRTTGVYCLPSCAARPPLRKNVAFHASPEAAEAAGFRPCKRCRPRDWQIEAGLSGPVAKACMLFDAGDTESQPSLAEVARRIGLSPSALSKRFLAELGVSPRDWLVARKRERFRKALRDGERVSEALYGAGYGSPSRVYESSNKALGMTPATYAKGGAGAHIDFTTVDSDYGRVLVAATHKGIAAVFLGDDDRVLERDLRRDFPAADLKRNDEALGLRVKGVLARLYGRKPSALDGPDVPLDIVGTAFQWKVWKALTEIPPGETRSYGEIAARIGAPTAARAVGRACATNQAAGVIPCHRAVASDGRLNGYRWGLARKERLLAAERRRSG